In Blastopirellula sediminis, the following proteins share a genomic window:
- the leuB gene encoding 3-isopropylmalate dehydrogenase has translation MNKKLLLLPGDGIGPEIIAEVRKLISWINAHTDLTIDTEEDFFGGAAIDAYGVPLRDETLEAARKSDAILMGAVGGPKWDNVDYSIRPEAGLLKIRKQLDLFANLRPAIVFDALIDASSLKPEIVKGLDILIVRELTGGVYFGEPRGIEDLGGGERRGVNTQVYTTSEIRRVGKVAFEIARKRKGKVTSCEKANVMESGKLWREEITRLHAESYSDVTLEHMYADNAAMQLCRRPSQFDVIVTDNLFGDILSDEAAMLTGSLGMLPSAALGAPGSPGLYEPVHGSAPDIAGQGIANPLATILSFAMLLKYSLDSVALGEQIEAAVQTVLAEGLRTADIMVEGCKKVTTVEMGDAVIAALKA, from the coding sequence ATGAACAAAAAACTCCTCCTCCTCCCCGGCGACGGGATTGGTCCTGAAATCATTGCCGAGGTCCGCAAGCTGATCTCCTGGATCAACGCGCATACCGACCTGACGATCGATACCGAGGAGGACTTTTTCGGCGGCGCCGCGATCGACGCCTATGGCGTGCCGCTGCGTGACGAAACGCTGGAAGCGGCTCGCAAGTCGGACGCGATTCTCATGGGCGCCGTCGGTGGTCCGAAATGGGACAACGTCGACTACAGCATTCGCCCGGAAGCGGGCCTGCTCAAGATTCGCAAGCAGCTCGACCTGTTCGCCAACCTTCGCCCGGCGATCGTCTTTGACGCGCTAATCGACGCTTCGTCGCTGAAGCCGGAAATCGTGAAGGGTCTCGACATCCTGATCGTCCGCGAATTGACCGGCGGCGTTTACTTTGGCGAACCGCGCGGGATCGAAGACCTTGGAGGCGGCGAACGCCGCGGCGTCAACACGCAGGTTTACACCACCAGCGAAATCCGCCGCGTCGGCAAGGTCGCCTTCGAGATCGCCCGCAAGCGCAAGGGGAAAGTGACCTCGTGCGAGAAGGCGAACGTCATGGAGTCGGGCAAGCTGTGGCGGGAAGAGATCACCCGTCTGCATGCCGAAAGCTACTCGGACGTCACGCTGGAGCACATGTACGCCGACAACGCTGCGATGCAGCTTTGCCGTCGACCGTCGCAGTTTGACGTGATCGTCACCGACAACCTGTTCGGCGACATCCTGTCGGACGAAGCGGCGATGCTGACCGGCTCGCTCGGCATGTTGCCTTCGGCCGCGCTCGGCGCCCCGGGCTCGCCGGGCTTGTACGAACCGGTCCATGGTTCGGCGCCGGACATCGCCGGTCAGGGAATCGCCAACCCGCTGGCGACGATCCTCAGCTTCGCAATGCTGCTGAAGTACTCGCTCGACTCGGTCGCGCTCGGCGAACAAATCGAAGCGGCCGTTCAAACCGTGCTGGCCGAAGGGCTGCGTACCGCCGACATCATGGTCGAAGGTTGCAAGAAGGTGACGACGGTCGAAATGGGCGACGCCGTGATCGCGGCTCTGAAGGCGTAA
- a CDS encoding sulfatase family protein, producing MKTYFAPLARMSTFAAAVVVALLVTTPLRAERPERNIVFFITDDESPTLGCYGDKAAKTPAIDAIAADGTRFNNAFATTASCSASRSVVLTGLHNHMNGQYGHTHHYHKFSSYHDVVQLALPRLLEGAGYRTARCGKYHVAPEAVFHFETVIPGDSRSDVQMAENCREFLTKEDDRPFFLYFALSDPHRGGPEDQNSKSEFKPNLFGNKPNRGSYPGVHEVFYDPADVVVPSFLPDTQETREELAQYYQACARIDQGLAHLVRILKDADVYDKTLIVFTADHGMAFAGGKTTVYEPGLRVPFIVRDPYLERRGVVSDAMISHVDITPSLLDFAGALDREKNAPKRPINANKFWKERGEALAENRNGGNKFDVYHGKSWIPILDKPDAEHHKSISASHTFHEIQMYYPMRVYRDKQYKLIWNIAYKLDYPFASDLWAASSWQAQWKKGLDAPYGKKTVGEYIQRPEFEFYDMERDPNETKNLAGDPAYASTLEEYKAKLKADQKRLHDPWVMKWDYQ from the coding sequence ATGAAAACGTACTTCGCGCCGCTCGCGCGCATGTCGACGTTCGCGGCGGCCGTTGTCGTCGCGCTATTGGTCACCACGCCGCTGCGTGCCGAACGCCCTGAACGTAACATCGTCTTCTTCATTACCGACGACGAAAGCCCAACGCTCGGTTGCTATGGCGACAAGGCCGCAAAGACGCCGGCGATTGACGCGATCGCGGCCGATGGGACGCGGTTCAACAACGCGTTTGCCACGACCGCCAGCTGCAGCGCCAGTCGTTCGGTGGTGCTGACCGGTCTGCACAATCATATGAATGGGCAGTACGGCCACACGCATCACTACCACAAGTTCTCGTCGTATCACGACGTCGTTCAGCTCGCGCTGCCGCGGCTGTTGGAAGGCGCCGGCTATCGAACCGCTCGCTGCGGCAAGTACCACGTCGCTCCCGAAGCGGTCTTTCACTTCGAGACCGTCATCCCCGGCGACAGCCGATCGGACGTGCAGATGGCCGAGAACTGCCGCGAGTTCCTGACGAAAGAGGATGACCGTCCGTTCTTCTTGTACTTCGCGCTGTCGGATCCGCATCGCGGTGGGCCGGAAGATCAAAACTCGAAGTCGGAATTCAAACCGAATCTGTTTGGGAACAAGCCGAACCGCGGCAGCTATCCCGGCGTGCATGAAGTTTTCTACGATCCGGCCGACGTCGTCGTCCCGTCGTTTCTGCCCGATACGCAAGAGACGCGGGAAGAACTGGCCCAGTATTACCAGGCTTGCGCTCGCATCGACCAAGGCTTGGCCCATCTCGTTCGCATCTTGAAAGACGCCGACGTTTACGACAAAACACTGATCGTTTTCACCGCCGATCACGGCATGGCCTTCGCCGGCGGCAAGACGACCGTTTACGAACCAGGGCTGCGAGTTCCGTTCATCGTTCGCGATCCTTATTTGGAACGCCGCGGCGTCGTCTCGGACGCGATGATCAGCCATGTCGACATTACCCCGTCGCTGCTCGACTTCGCCGGTGCGCTCGATCGTGAGAAGAACGCTCCGAAGCGTCCGATCAACGCCAACAAATTCTGGAAAGAACGAGGGGAAGCGCTCGCGGAAAATCGCAACGGCGGCAACAAGTTCGACGTCTACCATGGCAAGTCGTGGATTCCGATCCTTGATAAGCCGGACGCCGAACATCATAAGTCGATCTCGGCGTCGCACACGTTCCACGAGATCCAGATGTACTATCCGATGCGCGTCTATCGCGACAAGCAGTACAAGCTGATCTGGAACATCGCCTACAAGCTCGACTATCCGTTTGCGTCCGACCTGTGGGCCGCATCGAGCTGGCAAGCGCAATGGAAGAAGGGGCTCGACGCGCCGTACGGCAAGAAGACGGTCGGTGAGTACATCCAGCGTCCGGAATTCGAGTTCTACGACATGGAACGGGACCCGAACGAAACGAAGAACCTGGCCGGCGATCCGGCCTACGCCAGCACGCTGGAAGAATACAAAGCGAAGCTGAAAGCGGACCAGAAACGACTTCATGACCCGTGGGTCATGAAGTGGGATTACCAATAA
- a CDS encoding LamG-like jellyroll fold domain-containing protein, with protein MTLDPQKAAELDRLISELVDSESVDSAKLDALVKILEESPEARDEYLDRIGLHASLRECKDQFELTGTTLTSPGLSQPTSAPPVWWKRSGVAWALALSLLIAIGLFRILFTTNKAHDETPVVQNDPEQPLQVERSATGAEKLFLARITQAKQANWRDDEPLAIGRVLEPRRLELESGEVEITFDSGAAVTLVGPAALTLDSTFAATLHYGKAWADVPTPAIGFTIDTPTAEVEDLGTRFAVDVSKTGDSDIVVLEGEVRVGSRQGLDPKEQIVAVNEAVRVRIDQPEILPIEVPAGLSQQSPIRSFQSEDSVPYYLWRFDANDAMGTWKEEGWNPDQKTFPAFSEQEENATGVVIRSVEGVFGRAVWMNGRGGYLETQLPGIAQDHPRTICFWVRIPKDAQPEHAYSMISWGDWSKAGGKFQVGWNSRKLIKAGVQGAIRTEISGGYVIGQNDLRDGRWHHIGIVYLGGTEEETRGDIRNRIRMYVDGQLEPLSGYRDGKVNTQISEKSEQVSFGRFLAEPAAQKAFSTFYGTLDEMYLFDGALTPSQINQLRQNNAPPAPTEIVPVRH; from the coding sequence ATGACGCTCGATCCCCAAAAAGCGGCGGAACTTGATCGCCTGATCTCGGAGTTGGTCGACTCTGAGTCGGTTGATTCCGCGAAGCTCGATGCGCTGGTGAAGATTCTGGAAGAATCGCCGGAGGCGCGCGACGAATACCTTGATCGGATCGGACTCCATGCGTCGCTCCGCGAGTGCAAGGACCAGTTTGAGTTAACCGGAACGACGCTCACGTCGCCCGGCCTCTCGCAACCGACGTCGGCGCCGCCAGTGTGGTGGAAACGATCCGGCGTAGCGTGGGCGCTGGCCCTTTCGTTGCTGATTGCCATCGGCCTCTTCCGGATTCTGTTCACCACAAACAAAGCGCACGACGAAACGCCGGTGGTGCAAAACGATCCAGAACAACCGCTGCAAGTCGAGCGATCGGCGACAGGTGCGGAAAAACTGTTCCTCGCTCGCATCACGCAGGCGAAACAAGCGAATTGGCGCGACGATGAGCCGCTGGCGATCGGCCGCGTTTTGGAGCCGCGGCGGCTGGAATTGGAATCAGGCGAGGTCGAGATCACGTTCGACAGCGGCGCTGCGGTCACCTTGGTCGGGCCTGCGGCGCTGACGCTTGATTCGACCTTCGCCGCGACGCTCCATTACGGCAAGGCCTGGGCCGACGTACCGACGCCGGCGATCGGTTTTACGATCGACACGCCGACCGCCGAAGTGGAAGATTTGGGGACGCGGTTCGCGGTCGACGTATCGAAGACCGGCGATTCCGACATCGTCGTGCTGGAAGGGGAAGTTCGCGTCGGCTCGCGACAAGGACTCGACCCGAAAGAGCAGATCGTCGCCGTGAATGAGGCGGTCCGCGTTCGCATCGATCAACCGGAGATTCTACCGATCGAAGTTCCGGCCGGCTTATCGCAACAATCGCCGATCCGCTCTTTTCAGTCGGAGGATTCCGTTCCGTACTATCTGTGGCGGTTTGACGCGAATGACGCGATGGGGACGTGGAAGGAAGAAGGTTGGAACCCGGATCAGAAAACGTTCCCTGCCTTCTCCGAGCAGGAAGAGAATGCGACCGGCGTCGTCATCCGTTCGGTCGAAGGAGTCTTTGGACGCGCGGTCTGGATGAATGGACGGGGCGGTTATCTCGAGACGCAGCTTCCCGGCATCGCCCAGGATCATCCGCGTACGATCTGCTTTTGGGTGCGGATTCCGAAGGACGCGCAGCCGGAGCACGCCTATTCGATGATCAGTTGGGGAGATTGGTCGAAAGCGGGGGGCAAGTTTCAGGTTGGCTGGAATTCGCGCAAGCTGATCAAGGCTGGCGTTCAAGGAGCGATTCGAACCGAAATCTCCGGCGGCTATGTGATTGGCCAAAATGATCTCCGCGACGGACGCTGGCATCATATTGGGATCGTCTATCTGGGCGGGACCGAAGAAGAGACGCGCGGCGACATTCGCAATCGAATCCGGATGTACGTCGACGGCCAACTGGAACCCCTCTCCGGTTATCGGGACGGCAAGGTGAACACGCAAATCTCCGAAAAAAGCGAACAGGTTTCGTTCGGAAGATTTCTGGCCGAACCTGCAGCGCAGAAGGCGTTTTCGACGTTTTACGGCACGTTGGACGAGATGTATCTATTTGACGGGGCCCTCACGCCGAGTCAGATTAATCAATTGAGGCAAAATAACGCCCCCCCCGCTCCCACCGAGATCGTACCGGTGCGACACTAG
- a CDS encoding sigma-70 family RNA polymerase sigma factor, producing MNDPIHKLSPSQVAFVEELTAIQSSMKRFCISILAGDQGVEDVIQEANRVILEKANEFQQGTNLRAWAFEIVRRQALAYCKRRQREHKLLFNTELVDSLLERSLEIDPAQADQMGALKACIEKLDDAEKSVLRGRYWSEKTLSEVSLEIGRTVDALKRALFRIRKQLRACVRQTLAHEKA from the coding sequence TTGAACGATCCAATTCACAAACTTTCGCCCAGTCAGGTCGCATTCGTCGAAGAGCTGACCGCTATCCAGAGTTCGATGAAGCGATTTTGCATCTCGATCCTGGCCGGCGATCAAGGGGTCGAGGACGTGATCCAGGAGGCGAATCGGGTGATCCTGGAAAAAGCGAACGAGTTTCAGCAGGGAACCAACTTGCGGGCTTGGGCGTTTGAGATCGTCCGGCGGCAAGCGTTGGCCTACTGCAAACGACGTCAGCGCGAGCACAAGCTGTTGTTCAATACTGAGCTGGTCGACTCGCTGTTGGAACGGTCGCTCGAAATTGATCCGGCGCAGGCCGATCAAATGGGAGCGCTGAAAGCGTGCATTGAAAAGCTGGATGACGCCGAGAAGTCGGTCTTGCGGGGACGCTATTGGAGCGAGAAGACGCTCTCCGAAGTCTCGCTGGAAATCGGCCGAACCGTCGATGCGTTGAAACGTGCCCTCTTCCGAATTCGTAAACAACTTCGCGCCTGCGTACGTCAAACGCTGGCGCACGAAAAAGCCTAA
- a CDS encoding DUF1553 domain-containing protein, with product MKHRTLLLLFSLLTCGVYVSASVGDEPIPNHERQFFEEKIRPLLVAHCYKCHSAAAKEVGGKLLLDSRDGMMRGGESGPSVVPGDPDASLLLDALHYETFEMPPDKPLPEADVRVIAEWIKRGAWDPRGTAASPEVQTKWKPEELWSFQTRHAATPPNVETSAWPQSDIDRFILHRIEAAAARPTADADLRTLAIRLHYDLIGLPPSVDEIDDFVQAAEKDRATATAAFVDNLLARPQFGEHWGRHWLDVARYGESNGNDGLSRNATFPHAWRYRDYVIDALNRDIPYDRFLTEQLAGDLLPATTADERNRLLVATGFLAIGSKPAVAMNSDFAMDIVDDQINVVSTAFLGLSVACARCHDHKHDPIPTSDYYALAGIFQSSETLYGLAANEKLTAPPTELHILSSQLPEDDAQAEQRRGPLQLPAAYQETVQQLQPEIHVSLDQLPEGWEKVGEPSFSAEQFATLKESYVQSAAASAAADYSVSFWFKNDLDNLARPITAYLFTRGKPGDKQIPGDHLGIGGKHEPTRSGRLFVFNGNQKKTSIGGSTVIPVGTWNHVVLTRKGKRVRVYLNGANAPEIDADIDPTFGEEARFSLGGRSDNFAPLQGNLAHFSWFSKSLTAAEAQSLHDASGQPRGAQQLGLAMGVRDKAKPSDCKIHINGLGAKLGAVVPRGALTSYHVAQTSGESTSQLPDLNVPDAASGRLELAAWLTDPRHPQTSRVMVNRVWLNLMGEGLVATPDDFGVYGARPTHPELLDWLADDFIRDGWSLKRLIRTIVLSRTYQLSSQYDEHVAAADPANALYTRFRQRRLSAEQLRDSILQASGALDLQPAAGSPIQEIDALINMPPHEASTLHQPSDHRSVYLCMMRNAPPPELAAFDLPTGLKTTGRRSQTVLPAQSLFLLNSPFVTEQAKRLAEHVSADSNASDEAKITLAFQRTLLRNPTSAELTAALKFLAEASNASQPSDSSADTLSRWGAFCQSLLASSEFRYID from the coding sequence ATGAAGCACCGGACACTTCTGCTTCTGTTTTCGCTACTGACTTGCGGCGTTTACGTCTCCGCAAGCGTCGGCGACGAACCGATTCCCAACCACGAGCGTCAGTTCTTCGAGGAGAAGATCCGTCCGCTGCTGGTCGCACATTGCTACAAGTGCCATTCGGCCGCAGCGAAGGAGGTTGGCGGTAAACTCCTGCTCGATAGCCGTGACGGAATGATGCGCGGCGGCGAGTCGGGGCCCTCGGTCGTTCCCGGCGATCCTGACGCCAGCTTGCTGCTGGACGCGCTGCACTACGAAACGTTCGAGATGCCCCCGGATAAACCGCTGCCGGAAGCAGACGTGCGCGTGATCGCCGAGTGGATCAAGCGTGGCGCCTGGGATCCGCGTGGGACGGCCGCTTCCCCCGAAGTGCAGACGAAATGGAAACCGGAGGAGCTCTGGTCGTTCCAGACGCGCCATGCCGCGACGCCTCCCAACGTGGAGACGTCCGCTTGGCCGCAATCGGACATCGATCGTTTTATCCTTCATCGCATCGAAGCGGCAGCTGCACGTCCTACCGCAGACGCCGACCTCCGCACGCTGGCGATTCGTCTGCACTACGATCTGATCGGCCTTCCGCCGAGCGTCGACGAAATCGACGACTTTGTGCAGGCCGCCGAGAAAGATCGCGCCACTGCGACCGCCGCGTTTGTCGACAACTTGCTCGCTCGTCCGCAGTTTGGCGAACATTGGGGACGACATTGGCTCGACGTCGCTCGTTACGGCGAGTCGAACGGCAATGACGGCTTGTCGCGCAACGCGACGTTCCCCCATGCCTGGCGTTACCGCGACTACGTCATCGACGCGCTCAACCGCGACATTCCGTACGATCGTTTTTTGACCGAACAACTGGCCGGCGATCTGTTGCCGGCGACCACCGCCGACGAGCGAAATCGCTTGCTCGTCGCCACCGGTTTTCTGGCGATTGGCTCGAAACCGGCCGTCGCGATGAACTCCGACTTTGCGATGGATATCGTCGACGATCAGATCAACGTCGTTAGCACCGCCTTCCTGGGGTTGAGCGTCGCCTGTGCTCGTTGTCACGATCACAAGCACGATCCGATTCCGACGAGCGACTACTACGCGTTGGCCGGCATTTTTCAAAGTAGCGAAACGCTCTATGGCCTGGCCGCCAACGAAAAGCTGACCGCGCCGCCGACCGAGCTGCACATCTTGAGCTCGCAGCTTCCGGAAGATGACGCCCAGGCCGAGCAGCGACGAGGTCCGCTCCAATTGCCGGCCGCCTACCAGGAAACCGTTCAGCAACTCCAGCCGGAGATTCATGTTTCGCTTGATCAACTCCCGGAAGGCTGGGAAAAGGTCGGGGAGCCCAGCTTCTCGGCCGAGCAATTTGCGACGTTGAAGGAATCGTACGTCCAAAGCGCCGCTGCAAGCGCCGCCGCCGACTACTCCGTTTCGTTCTGGTTCAAGAACGATCTCGACAATCTTGCGCGACCGATCACCGCCTACTTGTTCACTCGCGGCAAGCCGGGGGACAAGCAGATCCCCGGCGATCACCTCGGCATCGGCGGAAAGCATGAGCCGACACGAAGCGGCCGACTCTTCGTCTTCAACGGCAACCAAAAGAAAACCTCCATCGGCGGATCGACCGTCATTCCGGTTGGAACGTGGAATCACGTCGTGCTGACCCGCAAAGGCAAGCGTGTTCGCGTTTATCTCAATGGCGCGAACGCTCCCGAGATCGACGCCGACATTGATCCGACGTTCGGCGAAGAGGCTCGCTTCAGTCTCGGCGGCCGCAGCGACAACTTCGCTCCGCTGCAAGGGAATCTGGCCCACTTCAGTTGGTTCTCTAAATCCCTCACCGCCGCCGAAGCGCAGAGCCTGCATGACGCGTCAGGACAACCGCGCGGCGCACAGCAACTGGGCCTGGCGATGGGGGTCCGCGACAAGGCGAAGCCGAGCGACTGCAAGATTCATATCAATGGCCTCGGAGCCAAGCTGGGCGCCGTCGTTCCCCGCGGCGCGCTGACCAGTTATCACGTCGCCCAAACGAGCGGCGAATCCACATCGCAATTGCCCGACCTGAACGTCCCTGACGCAGCGAGCGGACGCTTGGAACTGGCCGCGTGGCTGACTGATCCACGTCATCCGCAAACCTCTCGTGTGATGGTGAATCGGGTCTGGTTGAACCTCATGGGGGAAGGGCTGGTTGCGACGCCCGACGACTTCGGCGTTTACGGCGCTCGGCCGACCCATCCGGAACTGCTCGATTGGCTCGCCGACGACTTCATCCGCGACGGTTGGTCGCTCAAGCGACTGATTCGCACGATCGTCCTCAGCCGCACCTATCAACTCTCCAGTCAGTACGACGAACATGTCGCAGCCGCCGATCCTGCGAACGCCCTCTACACACGGTTCCGCCAACGCCGCTTGTCGGCCGAACAACTCCGCGACTCAATCCTGCAGGCCAGCGGAGCGCTCGACCTGCAGCCCGCCGCAGGAAGTCCGATCCAGGAGATTGACGCCCTCATCAATATGCCGCCCCACGAAGCGTCGACATTGCACCAGCCGAGCGATCACCGCAGCGTTTACCTCTGCATGATGCGCAACGCGCCGCCGCCGGAACTCGCGGCGTTCGACCTGCCGACCGGACTGAAAACAACCGGGCGGCGTAGTCAAACTGTCTTGCCCGCCCAGTCGCTGTTCCTGCTCAATAGTCCCTTTGTGACCGAGCAAGCGAAACGGCTCGCAGAGCACGTAAGCGCCGACTCGAACGCCTCCGATGAAGCGAAGATCACGCTGGCCTTCCAGCGAACGCTCCTCCGCAATCCGACCAGTGCAGAGCTCACCGCCGCGCTGAAGTTTCTCGCCGAAGCTTCTAACGCCAGCCAACCGAGCGACAGCTCCGCCGACACGCTCTCACGCTGGGGAGCCTTTTGTCAGTCGCTGCTCGCTTCCAGTGAATTTCGCTACATCGACTAA
- a CDS encoding DUF1501 domain-containing protein, with translation MLPTRRSLLKATSCGFGYLALSALCQQSLQAESTDTLQPKVPPMRPTAKRVIFLCMSGGPAQLDMFDYKPQTGQKKHPGSVYPFQQRGESGLWISDLLPETSRHADKLCVINGMYADTGNHAQSFLQLHTGERLRSRPSMGAWINYGLGTENQNLPGFISLHTSKPSVFSSSFLPPIYEGTPIGVNGESMTTASISNIRGTQLTPAEKRRQLDFIQTLNREHAQQSPNSDKLEGVIESMELAFRMQSSAPALLDTSTESEETLQRYRVGKSLSVGTCKPSDFGRQCLLARRFAEAGVRFIELNHGSWDQHTDHRRDLEANCEMTDAPIAALLDDLEMRGLLEDTLVVWGGEFGRPGLTPDDGKNETGHNHRGFTFWLAGGGVKGGYAHGKTDETGSRAVEGQVHFRDLHATILHALGLQHDQLTFHHEGRDHRLTGPEGGKVVHELFA, from the coding sequence ATGCTGCCAACTCGAAGAAGTCTGCTCAAGGCGACGTCGTGCGGGTTCGGGTACCTGGCCCTCTCGGCCCTATGCCAACAGTCGCTGCAAGCCGAGTCGACCGATACGCTGCAGCCGAAGGTTCCGCCAATGCGGCCGACGGCGAAGCGGGTCATCTTCCTCTGCATGAGCGGCGGTCCCGCGCAGCTCGACATGTTCGACTACAAGCCGCAGACCGGGCAGAAAAAACACCCCGGCTCGGTCTATCCGTTTCAACAGCGCGGCGAGAGCGGCCTCTGGATTTCGGACTTGCTCCCTGAGACCTCGCGTCACGCCGACAAGCTTTGCGTGATCAACGGCATGTACGCCGACACCGGCAATCACGCTCAGTCGTTTCTGCAGCTGCACACCGGCGAACGCCTCCGCAGTCGGCCGAGCATGGGCGCCTGGATCAATTACGGCCTGGGAACCGAGAACCAAAACCTCCCCGGCTTTATCAGTCTGCATACCTCAAAGCCTTCCGTCTTCTCCAGTTCGTTTCTGCCGCCGATCTACGAAGGAACCCCGATCGGCGTCAACGGCGAAAGCATGACGACGGCGTCGATCAGCAACATTCGCGGCACGCAACTGACGCCCGCCGAAAAGCGGCGGCAGCTCGACTTCATTCAAACCCTCAATCGCGAGCATGCCCAGCAGAGCCCCAATTCTGACAAGCTGGAAGGCGTGATCGAGTCGATGGAGCTCGCCTTCCGGATGCAGTCGAGCGCACCGGCGCTGCTTGATACCAGCACGGAGTCGGAGGAAACGCTGCAGCGGTACCGCGTCGGCAAGTCGCTGTCGGTCGGCACCTGCAAGCCGTCCGACTTCGGTCGGCAATGTCTGCTGGCCCGCCGCTTCGCCGAAGCCGGCGTCCGCTTTATCGAACTGAACCACGGCAGCTGGGATCAGCACACCGACCATCGCCGCGACCTGGAAGCGAACTGCGAAATGACCGACGCCCCAATCGCGGCCCTGCTGGACGACCTCGAAATGCGCGGGCTGCTCGAAGACACGCTGGTCGTCTGGGGCGGCGAATTCGGCCGCCCTGGCCTGACGCCGGACGACGGCAAAAACGAAACCGGTCACAACCATCGCGGCTTCACCTTCTGGCTCGCCGGCGGCGGCGTTAAAGGAGGCTACGCCCACGGCAAAACCGACGAAACCGGCTCCCGCGCGGTCGAAGGGCAAGTCCACTTCCGCGACCTCCACGCCACCATCCTCCACGCTCTCGGCCTGCAGCACGACCAACTCACCTTCCACCACGAAGGCCGCGACCACCGCCTGACCGGACCGGAAGGTGGCAAAGTGGTGCACGAACTGTTCGCCTAG
- a CDS encoding RDD family protein produces MLDNSLGEADYYDERDYIGILRRLVIYAIDIFVLLMLGVAVGIPITITAVLEILPLDPGITFWLVYLLAIWTYLAPIKRTRFGTLGYLICGVRIVSATGAPPSLLVMTTRMVLWIANPFNTITDLCWIGLDSERQILRDCYLGNYLVNRNAQPIGSGPVHLTRYFAMGFAMAYPRVCRGKLGS; encoded by the coding sequence TTGCTCGACAATTCCTTGGGGGAAGCCGACTATTACGACGAGCGCGACTACATCGGCATCCTCCGCCGTCTGGTGATTTATGCGATCGACATCTTTGTCCTGCTGATGCTCGGCGTGGCGGTCGGGATCCCGATCACCATTACCGCGGTTCTGGAAATTCTCCCCCTCGACCCCGGCATCACCTTCTGGCTGGTCTACCTGCTGGCGATCTGGACCTACCTTGCCCCGATCAAACGAACCCGCTTCGGCACGCTCGGCTACCTGATCTGCGGCGTCAGAATCGTCTCCGCCACCGGAGCCCCGCCGTCGCTGCTGGTGATGACGACGCGCATGGTGTTGTGGATCGCCAACCCCTTCAACACGATCACCGACCTCTGCTGGATCGGCCTCGATTCGGAGCGGCAAATCTTAAGAGACTGCTACCTGGGGAACTACCTGGTCAATAGAAACGCCCAGCCAATCGGAAGCGGGCCGGTCCATCTGACGCGGTACTTTGCGATGGGGTTTGCGATGGCGTACCCGCGGGTTTGTCGGGGGAAACTGGGCAGCTAG
- a CDS encoding family 16 glycoside hydrolase produces the protein MMRPTIITLATAFLALFTTVCFAQTVEVEVEIKSVNSEKRTITVEYNGKATELDLSRKAVITIADTEAESSALIPGDKATVEYNKELAIVTKVAAAGSKQGGWRFYDTFNKGVDPQRAFVVSRDGRLVVNGNAGGFCISTLTEYSEYTFKVEFQFLEDNLAANPFIAIASTPPNPEAKDWTEQIPHGIEIKLNPKSIGEVVLPNEKFKVELPLGQLRDGRKVVPLRPAEMKSGKWNQLEITCDQHKNITVKVNDTTVNAVAKAESTTGYIVISPLNAEIHLRNPLLKIDEEEKPLSFETIITE, from the coding sequence ATGATGCGACCAACAATCATCACTCTTGCGACTGCCTTCTTGGCTCTTTTCACGACCGTTTGCTTCGCCCAAACCGTTGAAGTCGAAGTGGAAATCAAGTCCGTGAACTCAGAAAAGAGAACGATCACCGTCGAATATAATGGTAAAGCGACCGAACTCGATTTGAGCCGGAAAGCCGTTATTACCATTGCCGACACAGAGGCGGAATCGTCGGCCCTGATTCCCGGCGACAAAGCCACTGTCGAATACAACAAAGAACTTGCCATCGTCACCAAGGTTGCCGCTGCGGGATCGAAGCAAGGCGGTTGGCGTTTCTATGACACTTTCAATAAAGGCGTCGATCCTCAACGAGCTTTTGTCGTTTCTCGTGATGGCCGATTGGTAGTCAACGGAAATGCCGGCGGCTTCTGCATCTCAACTCTCACTGAATATTCCGAATACACGTTCAAAGTTGAATTTCAGTTCCTTGAGGACAACCTCGCCGCCAACCCATTCATTGCTATCGCCTCGACGCCCCCAAATCCCGAGGCCAAAGACTGGACGGAGCAGATTCCTCATGGGATTGAAATCAAACTAAATCCCAAGAGCATCGGCGAAGTGGTACTTCCGAACGAGAAGTTCAAGGTTGAACTTCCTCTTGGGCAGCTACGAGATGGTCGCAAAGTCGTTCCCCTCCGTCCGGCAGAAATGAAGTCCGGTAAGTGGAACCAATTAGAGATCACCTGCGATCAGCACAAGAACATCACCGTCAAGGTGAATGACACCACGGTGAATGCCGTCGCCAAAGCGGAAAGCACAACCGGCTACATCGTCATTTCGCCGCTCAACGCCGAGATTCATCTTCGAAATCCCTTGCTGAAGATCGACGAGGAAGAAAAGCCTCTGTCATTCGAAACGATTATCACTGAATAG